The genomic DNA ATTGAAGTTTCACAAGCACATTTAGAGTTATTAAATAAGACAAACGTACTGATTGATGCCTTCCCCATACGGTATGATGGAGATTTTGGTACGATTAACAATTTTCGACTTGGATTACTCCCTGACATAAAGGTAAGCTTTGCAAGTTCAGTTGCATGTTTATAGGTTATAACCTCTTTCTGCTCATAAAAAGTGTTAACTTAGGTCATATGAAACATTATTAGGTTGAGTGGGATGAGATCAATGCTGCTTGGGGCCAAGCCTGTCTTCTCCTCCACACGATGTGTAACTATTTCCGGCCAAAATTTCAGTATCCTTGTTACTATCGTCTCACAATTCTTTTCCTTATTGCAATCTTGTTGTTGGATACTATGTACTGTTTATGAAGTTTATTCTTAACCAGTACCTTTAAAGATCTCGAGTTAAGATACAGCCGATGGGGAGCTATCCTAGAATTGTAGACAGCAACAACGAAACTTATGAGCTGTAAGTAATTTTCATTGCTTAATTGGCATAGTCTTGTACTGGTTTATTATGCTTGGAGTTGATTCAGTTGAACTTAAAACATATGTCTTGTGCTGATTTTACGCAAGTCTTGTGGTAAGTTTTGTCTTAGTAGTTTCTTCAGCgttttataactaaaaacctTTCAATGTGTTTTGTCAGGTTTGGCCCTGTAAACTTGTTTTGGAGCACTCGGTACGATAAAGCCATGACACTGTATTTGATGTGTCTTAAAGACTTCACTGATTTCGCAAATTCAAAGGACCAAGAGAACAATATCCCACCAGAGAAATGCCTCAAACTTCCATTCAAGCAAGTCCCCACTCtcctaaaactaaaatctttttcgtcactcatcttttttttttgttaatgggtGGAACCCAAAACCAATGAAGTTTCTCTCATATAACATTCTTTTGGCAGGATCGAAAATGACAAAGTGGAGGGGTATTCGATAACACAGAGCTTCAATAAGAAAGAGAGTTGGACAAAAGCACTGAAGTATACTCTCTGCAATCTCAAATGGGCGCTCTACTGGTTCGTTGGAAACACTAATTTCCAACCTCTCTCTGCTACGGTCTCTTTGCCTTCTGATGTATCAGCGGCTGGTTCCTTGTACGCCAAGCGGGGTCCTGATTCTAACAATAAGCCGTCTGgtaaaaaccaaagaaacttGTGAGAAATTGAACTAAAATCAGTGACTTGTGTGAATAGTTTTTACGCATTTATTATGTTATAAACCATCGAATAATAAGAACACTAATGCTTACAATCTATTATTGTACAAATTCTTCTCTCGTGTTAGTGTGTAAgccttttattttgttaattctttATGTTCGCAAAGATAATTTGAAATTGAAACGAAATTTATATGTGGACCATGCCAATCGTATTAAGACTTTCTAGTTGTATTTTAAAGGTCATTTtaccaaacaaattaatataaacttttaaaagtcaGAATGTGAGATTTTTTGACCAATTTGGATAGGTTGGAGTGGACGGATGTCTAGAGAAAGCCCAACAAGTAGAAATCAATATGTTAATTACTAGGTTTTTAACTCCGAGTGAAGACGTCCTTCGAGTTCATGGATAAGGAACACATGTAAAACATTCATGCATGGACCATGGTCGTCCAAAAGTGAGATAAACATCGGATATTTAGGCACTGAAGAGACTAACAAAGtaacaagtaaacaaaaaccaatttaaatttattaatttaattgaagAAATAGAGAATCCTATTTGTTTAAAGCATGGACCGTAAAAACTAGACTGAATAACCAAATTTCTCCGTATGCAAAACGCTGCTGCAGTGATCATCGGGGACTTGATCTAAAGGATTATTAGCTGGATATCTTCCTGTAGAGCTAAAATAATAAGCAGCTAGACCAAGCTTCCAAAAGTTTGCGTCTAAACAATTCGTGCTTAAAATATTAACTGAAAAAATCTTTTCCCACTTCACACTAGGATCTTCTTGCTGCAAACTCCATACGTCTACTCTCGGATTCTGTAGCACATCAGATAGACATAAACTATCTTTCGTACCCGGTCGGTCTGTATACGCTCGCAAAAACTCGGGAGAAAGAATCCGGAGTTTTCTTGTTGCGGGGTTAATCAGATAAATGTAGCCAACGAGATCGTAGATGCAGACTAAACCGTTGCAATACCCCATTATTTGACCAGCTATATCGTACATAGAATATATGGGATATGGAAGTGGAGATTTGTAAGAATGAATGAAGATTTTTCTATGGTCGTCGTGATCATCTTTTGAATTAGTCGCCAAAAATATGGTTCTTGAACAACGGTCACTAGATATTTCCAATCGAAGAACAAGGAGTTTTGGATTTGGGTGTCGGAGAAGACGTTTCTCGGCGAGATAGTTAGATTCGATCATCAATCTCCATAGCTTCGACACGGATTTGAATCGGAAGAGAGATTTCACCGGAAGACGCTCAAGAATCTCTTCTATGTTATCAACTTCGCAAGTGTTTGGATTAATTTGTTATGCCTGTCTTCATTGTTTGCAACTGAGTGAATTCGTCATGTATCTTACGTATTCCTATTAATAGAGACGAGTAAGGGAAATATtctgtaataatatataaaggaaaatttaaggaaaattatatcaacatttgaaaaagaaaaaaaaatcatttaagaaatatttccatatatctatatatatgcattctCATCCTTTTCCTTGTAATAAATCTTcctttaaagatttttgttagaaagaaaaatcaatcaacatactaTTATCTCAAtgaatttgttcaaaaaaaaattaaggtcaACTTTATAcatgtttgaaaaaaattggtatACATATACAGTAGTATATATGTAAACCATAATATTTGGCCTTTGATTATCCAGTTAGCTAGGGCCAGGCAAAAATGACCATATTGTAATTTTGAAACACGTCTACTGACTTCATgtgtaagtttttttaataagttaatCTTTTTAGAGATTCATTCCATATAGCAGTACGTAAAATCAGAACTTCAATTTTCGAGAGCCAAAAAAACTAGATACGAGTAAcatcacacatatatatttgtttcttgaCTCTTGACTTCCGTTGTAACATCACATATATAATAGTTATGCTTGACATAAACAAGGGGGAATTCAGTAAACACTAATTTCGTCAAAAGTGTGTTTCAGATAAATTATTTGAGTTTCTTGGATCCCAAGACATATGAGCTTTGATGCCATGCATGATGCATGAGGGAAGTACTGATTGGGTCCAGAACGAGCCAAACCTTATGAGCGTATACCTTGCCGTGCGACGACGGAAAATGATTGGGTCTAAATACGATCGGTCATACTCTTTCATTGAATTATTATTACACAGAGCTGTCTGGTCCATTAGATCACTACAAAATAAACGCGGGTTTAATGTCGGTTATAAACAGACACTAACAACATTGTGTCAATTAGTCAACCTTATGTTTAGCGACTAAATGTTAACGTCATTCCAAGAAGCAAGAATACATTATGAAGGCACTTATTCAACTGACCAATTTAGTCTATAATGTAACTCTTGTAAGGCAAGAATACATTATGAAGGCACTTATATATATtagacttttaaaataaaaaattaactgtAGTTAACTAAAACATTACTACACAGAAAATCGAAccattaaaattttggttaatcAAATATCATAACACAAAGATAAAATGTCtaacaaaatatgatatatacataatacataataTTTGCCCGTATATGACTCTTCAAGCCTTTTGAATTGCAAGTTTGCAACTAACTCTTGTAAGACTATttcctgaaataaaataataacgaAAATAATGTTTATCCAAACTACAGTATTATTGgaaaaaatgtaaatcatttGTTNNNNNNNNNNNNNNNNNNNNNNNNNNNNNNNNAGGTCATAAGTACGAAGAaagttttccttcttctttttttttttttttttttgtgaagtgaAAGTTTACCTTTTTTTGATATAGTTAACATCAGAAAAAGTCAGAAAATGTGAAGAACTTCATAGGGTATTTATAATTCTGAATGAACATTGATCAATCAGAATGGCGGACTAGCTACTCCAAGAAGATTATCACATAAATAGGAACAGACAAAGACTAAATcttaataatactattaaaagaagagtacaaaattaagaatgtcCAAAATTGTGGTTTTATTTACTTCAATTGCCATTCAATTTATGCATTTAGAAAAcactaattaaaattaaaaaggacaATTAGGGAATAAATCAgaaattgaatttaatttgattcaaataatATATGGGTCAAATAGTTGAACCCA from Camelina sativa cultivar DH55 chromosome 7, Cs, whole genome shotgun sequence includes the following:
- the LOC104699714 gene encoding beclin-1-like protein isoform X2 gives rise to the protein MDNSFVVLPRHKPPQAQAQGIPPRPRGPDANQSGKAMEDSFVVVYKSEPASDSPSSHNLSLEVGQNGPLHSNNSGFNATINVLTRAFDIARTQTQVEQPLCLECMRVLSDKLEKEVEDVTRDVEAYEACVQRLEGETQDVLSESDFLKEKKKIEEEERKLVAAIEETEKQNAEVNHQLKELESKGNRFNELEDRYWQEFNNFQFQLIAHQQERDAILAKIEVSQAHLELLNKTNVLIDAFPIRYDGDFGTINNFRLGLLPDIKVEWDEINAAWGQACLLLHTMCNYFRPKFQSRVKIQPMGSYPRIVDSNNETYELFGPVNLFWSTRYDKAMTLYLMCLKDFTDFANSKDQENNIPPEKCLKLPFKIENDKVEGYSITQSFNKKESWTKALKYTLCNLKWALYWFVGNTNFQPLSATVSLPSDVSAAGSLYAKRGPDSNNKPSGKNQRNL